The following DNA comes from Methylophilus sp. 5.
AAGCCATTGCCAAGCATGGTAGTTTCTTAATTGTTTTAGCGGGTGGCAGCACCCCTAAAGCCGTGTATCAATTATTAGCCAAGGCCGATGCCGACTGGGCTAACTGGCATGTTTATCATAATGATGACCGCTGTTTGCCGGTGGATCATGCCGAGCGCAACAGCAAGATGGCGCGCGATGCCTGGTTAAGTCATGTCGCGATTCCCGCCAGCCAGATTCACGATATTCCGGCTGAATTGGGCAATGTGGAAGGCGCCAAAGCCTACGCTGAGACACTTAAAAGTGTGCGCACGTTTGACCTGGTGATTTTAGGCCTGGGTGAAGATGGGCATACCGCCAGCCTGTTCCCAGGCCAGGTAGTGAATAATACGGCAGATGCCGTGCCGGTGTTTAACTCGCCAAAACCACCGGCGGACCGCATTACTATTAGCCAGGACCGCTTGAATAATACGCATGAAGTCATGTTTTTAGTGACGGGTGCAGGCAAGCAAGAGGCTGTCGACAATTGGCGTAATGGCGTAGCCATTCCAGCGACTTTGATTCAATCGCCGAACGGTGTAGACGTGTATTGTTTTGGTGTTGCACTTAACTAAGCTTAAGTTAAAGCCACAGAGAACACAGAGGCCACGGAGAGAAATCTTTGTGGCTTTTTTTATAACCCTTGAACTTCAGTTAAGTATTTGTTTGAGCTACAGAGGACACGGAGGTCACAGAGAAAAGTCTCTCAGGTTTTTAACTCTGTGTTCTCTGTGCCCTCTGTGGCTAAAGTACTTGTTTTTAATTTTTTTCAGCCAGCAACTGCTCAAGTAACCCAATTTGCTTTTGCTGTAAAAGAATCAGCTCTTGCCACTGTTGCTCACGCAAACCATCCAGTTTTTCATGCAGCAACAAAATCTCTAATTCTGCTTTTAAATTCACTTCGTAGTCATGCTCGGCCTGGCGGCGATCAATTTCTGACTGCCGGTTTTGTGACATCAGGATAATGGGCGCCTGAATCGAGGCCAGCATGGATAAAAACAGGTTGAGCAGGATATAAGGATAAGGGTCAAACGCGCGATCGACACGCAATAGAATCACCGAATTCAGGATCACCCAACTCACCAGTATCAGCATAAAGATGAAAATAAAGGTCCAAGAGCCGCCAAAGCGAGCCATGGCATCGGCAGCGCGCTGGCCGCGGCTGGGCGTGTCGTCTGTGTGGGGTGTCGTCAGATTGCGTGAGACTGGGTGGCGCTCGGTCATGTGCCGGGCAACGCGTTGCATATGTTCGTCCATGGCCTCGTACTGCGCGCCCATCAGGCCTTCTGCAATATGGTGTTTGCGGAGTGACATAGGCAGCGTCCTTGCTGGAGATTAGGTTTTTTGAATC
Coding sequences within:
- a CDS encoding DUF1003 domain-containing protein; the protein is MSLRKHHIAEGLMGAQYEAMDEHMQRVARHMTERHPVSRNLTTPHTDDTPSRGQRAADAMARFGGSWTFIFIFMLILVSWVILNSVILLRVDRAFDPYPYILLNLFLSMLASIQAPIILMSQNRQSEIDRRQAEHDYEVNLKAELEILLLHEKLDGLREQQWQELILLQQKQIGLLEQLLAEKN
- the pgl gene encoding 6-phosphogluconolactonase, which produces MSLNVQTRWHSFQSQEEINQAALSRVLAAANEAIAKHGSFLIVLAGGSTPKAVYQLLAKADADWANWHVYHNDDRCLPVDHAERNSKMARDAWLSHVAIPASQIHDIPAELGNVEGAKAYAETLKSVRTFDLVILGLGEDGHTASLFPGQVVNNTADAVPVFNSPKPPADRITISQDRLNNTHEVMFLVTGAGKQEAVDNWRNGVAIPATLIQSPNGVDVYCFGVALN